In the Pristiophorus japonicus isolate sPriJap1 chromosome 5, sPriJap1.hap1, whole genome shotgun sequence genome, one interval contains:
- the LOC139264073 gene encoding uncharacterized protein, with the protein MPEAGVERPEAGVGRPEASVERPEASVERPEASVERPEAIVRRAEASVGRPEASVERPEASVERPEASVERPEASVERPEASVERPEAIVRRPEAGVERPEAGVGRPEASVERPEASVERPEASVERPEASVERPEASVGRPEASVGRPEAGVERPEAGVGRPEASVEWPEASVERPEASVGRPEAGVGRPEVPVSGGPKPVSGGPKPVSRGPKPVSRDPKPVSRGLKPVSGGPKPVSRGPKPVSSGPKPVSRGPKPVSGGPKPVSRGPRPVSGGPKPVYREARSQCREA; encoded by the coding sequence ATGCCCGAAGCCGGTGTCGAGAGGCCCGAAGCCGGTGTCGGGAGGCCAGAAGCCAGTGTCGAGAGGCCCGAAGCCAGTGTCGAGAGGCCCGaagccagtgtcgagaggcctgaagCCATTGTCAGGAGGGCCGAAGCCAGTGTCGGGAGGCCCGaagccagtgtcgagaggcctgaagccagtgtcgagaggccagaagccagtgtcgagaggcccgaagccagtgtcgagaggcccgaagccagtgtcgagaggcctgaagCCATTGTCAGGAGGCCCGAAGCCGGTGTCGAGAGGCCTGAAGCCGGTGTCGGGAGGCCCGAAGCCAGTGTCGAGAGGCCCGAAGCCAGTGTCGAGAGGCCCGaagccagtgtcgagaggcctgaagccagtgtcgagaggcctgaagCCAGTGTCGGGAGGCCCGAAGCCAGTGTCGGGAGGCCCGAAGCCGGTGTCGAGAGGCCTGAAGCCGGTGTCGGGAGGCCCGAAGCCAGTGTCGAGTGGCCCGAAGCCAGTGTCGAGAGGCCCGAAGCCAGTGTCGGGAGGCCCGAAGCCGGTGTCGGGAGGCCCGAGGTGCCGGTGTCGGGAGGCCCGAAGCCAGTGTCGGGAGGCCCGAAGCCAGTGTCTAGAGGCCCGAAGCCAGTGTCGAGAGACCCGaagccagtgtcgagaggcctgaagCCAGTGTCGGGAGGCCCGAAGCCAGTGTCGAGAGGCCCGAAGCCAGTGTCGAGTGGCCCGAAGCCAGTGTCGAGAGGCCCGAAGCCAGTGTCGGGAGGCCCGAAGCCAGTGTCGAGAGGCCCGAGGCCGGTGTCGGGAGGCCCGAAGCCAGTGTACCGAGAGGCCCGaagccagtgtcgagaggcctga